From Gimesia panareensis, the proteins below share one genomic window:
- a CDS encoding FHA domain-containing protein: MLQLSLKVIGGRHDGKQIPIKGKKFLIGREEDCHLRPNSDMVSRHHCVFTVDEYSVRLRDFGSTNGTLVNGKRIKGEVQLSHGDKIQVGKLDFEIVISHSPDAKPTEVTPGSDILTGSDTVFDIPVHKEESEAAPETPAPETPAENETTPAAEAPETPGVYEGDTQILTAEQQQQAQQAYDQAAQQQGYPQQPYGYPPQQMPPGQPYPYPMPPQYYPQQGYPQQPMPAYPQQYQMPPQGYPQQPPQQPPEQQGEQGRSGVPDMPPVTLPKPEETGLKNKE, from the coding sequence TGTTGCAGCTTTCTCTGAAAGTAATTGGCGGTCGCCACGATGGCAAACAGATTCCCATTAAGGGCAAAAAGTTCTTAATCGGCCGGGAAGAAGATTGCCATTTGCGACCTAACAGTGATATGGTCAGCCGTCATCATTGTGTGTTTACGGTTGATGAATACAGTGTGCGTCTGCGTGATTTCGGCAGTACTAATGGCACTCTGGTAAACGGCAAACGAATCAAAGGCGAAGTTCAACTGTCGCATGGAGATAAAATTCAGGTTGGCAAACTGGATTTTGAAATCGTGATCTCACACAGTCCGGATGCCAAACCGACAGAAGTCACTCCGGGCAGTGATATTTTGACAGGTTCCGATACCGTCTTTGATATTCCGGTACACAAGGAAGAATCCGAAGCGGCCCCAGAGACACCTGCCCCCGAAACACCTGCGGAAAATGAGACGACGCCCGCAGCGGAAGCACCGGAAACTCCCGGTGTGTATGAAGGGGACACTCAGATTCTGACTGCCGAGCAGCAGCAACAGGCTCAGCAGGCCTATGATCAGGCTGCACAGCAGCAAGGGTATCCTCAACAACCTTACGGATACCCCCCGCAGCAGATGCCACCCGGTCAACCGTACCCTTATCCGATGCCGCCACAGTATTATCCCCAGCAGGGCTATCCGCAACAGCCGATGCCGGCCTACCCTCAGCAGTACCAGATGCCGCCACAGGGCTATCCACAACAGCCCCCTCAGCAGCCTCCCGAACAGCAGGGTGAACAAGGGCGATCAGGGGTTCCAGATATGCCTCCGGTGACACTGCCCAAGCCTGAAGAAACCGGGCTGAAAAACAAGGAATAA